A single region of the Polyodon spathula isolate WHYD16114869_AA chromosome 12, ASM1765450v1, whole genome shotgun sequence genome encodes:
- the LOC121323809 gene encoding tensin-4-like, whose translation MSQVIPNQVLRVGHAICLSSKEDVIPLGRSLHQACPNCPSVSPTCCSYSKDRWVSQPMKILSQHGGSSMQNSGHYQISDKHGDSDFLTHRVLSGSYLSAKSHGTQVFSSSGQQRAEQGSVVRERERELDEGNLLSPTLDVSIDNLNQLILELDPSFQPIPVCSGTASHSNGRESSSKRSERSTQGSHEGVDAYKGLLVSRGASPFCTPDHSITSTASSKVPIPGPPKNSSCSTSGSLIFSSSPSQCGEPGSQAAQCGTGEHTSHSSCSRSALPSPGSHSWPKPLHVHRQRMSGASLLSTSPGSDTSYVLGSAHSLVSEDADSPVRKLFGSSGSFSNLSSPYSYSPDLQKAYFSDQNLEFFNSQSQHPSSIHSFKGQKSVSPPHLKGHPSSCPPSVTGSMVDIPVVLINGSPEHKHSVIPDSQNSHSSGRLGHRPTMKKSCKASSPSVVNGQSADVQPPGQSPDVQPTMKFVMDTSKFWFKPHISRDQADAYLKDQEPGSFIVRDSSSYRGAFGLAMKVDEGQTAQLPPSRSDGTSSDLIRHYLIESSAKGVRLKGASEEPYFGSLSALVYQHAITKLDLPRKLLMPTTDFPETEEHKEEASAPQENKKTACNLLYLNSVNTESLTGPLAVQKAVSITFETDPLPVSTIVSFKVSHKGIIVTDIQRKLFFRRHYPANTLSYCGIDPKDRKWQKHCRSARIFGFVAKCQDLSQENVCHLFAEYDTAVLPVELVKGLMKNVDTL comes from the exons ATGTCTCAAGTTATTCCAAACCAAGTGCTACGAGTTGGACATGCGATATGTCTCTCGTCAAAAGAAGACGTCATCCCCCTGGGGCGCAGCTTGCACCAAGCCTGTCCAAACTGTCCATCTGTCTCTCCGACATGCTGTTCCTATTCCAAGGACAGATGGGTTAGCCAACCAATGAAGATCCTCTCCCAACACGGTGGAAGTTCCATGCAAAATAGTGGACACTACCAAATCTCTGATAAGCACGGGGACTCTGACTTTCTCACACATCGCGTTCTCTCGGGCTCGTATCTCAGTGCTAAAAGTCACGGAACTCAAGTCTTCAGTTCTTCAGGCCAGCAGCGAGCAGAGCAGGGTTCTgtggtgagggagagggagagggagctggATGAGGGGAATCTTTTATCTCCAACGTTGGACGTCTCCATCGACAACCTCAACCAGCTCATTTTAGAACTGGACCCATCTTTTCAACCCATCCCTGTATGCAGTGGCACAGCAAGCCATTCCAATGGCCGAGAATCTTCCAGTAAGAGATCTGAGCGATCGACGCAAG GATCTCATGAGGGTGTGGATGCCTACAAAGGTCTTTTGGTTTCCAGGGGCGCCTCTCCTTTTTGCACACCGGATCACTCCATCACCAGCACTGCCTCCTCTAAAGTCCCAATTCCAGGGCCCCCCAAGAACAGCAGCTGCTCCACCAGCGGGAGCCTCATCTTCTCCAGCTCCCCATCCCAATGCGGGGAGCCTGGCAGCCAGGCTGCCCAGTGTGGCACAGGGGAGCATACCTCCCACAGCTCCTGCTCCCGCTCCGCCCTGCCCTCCCCTGGTTCACACAGCTGGCCCAAGCCCTTGCACGTCCACAGGCAAAGGATGAGTGGAGCCTCACTGCTCTCCACTTCACCAGGCTCTGACACAAGCTACGTTCTGGGGAG CGCCCACTCTCTCGTGAGCGAAGATGCTGACAGTCCCGTGAGAAAACTCTTTGGGTCCTCAGGGTCCTTCTCAAACCTCAGCAGCCCTTATTCCTACTCCCCTGACCTCCAGAAAGCCTACTTCAGCGACCAAAACCTTGAGTTCTTCAACAGCCAATCTCAGCACCCATCATCCATCCATTCATTCAAGGGACAGAAGTCTGTCTCCCCTCCCCACCTCAAAGGTCACCCCAGCAGCTGCCCTCCTTCTGTCACTGGTTCCATGGTTGACATCCCTGTGGTCCTCATCAATGGGAGCCCCGAGCACAAGCACTCTGTAATCCCAGACTCCCAGAACAGCCACAGCTCTGGGAGACTCGGACACAGACCGACTATGAAGAAGTCCTGCAAAGCTTCCAGCCCCTCTGTTGTCAATG GTCAGTCTGCAGATGTCCAGCCTCCAGGTCAGTCTCCAGATGTCCAGCCCACCATGAAGTTTGTCATGGACACCTCAAAGTTCTGGTTCAAGCCTCACATCAGCAGGGATCAGG CTGATGCTTATCTGAAGGACCAGGAACCAGGTTCCTTCATCGTGCGGGACAGCTCTTCTTATCGAGGTGCTTTTGGGTTGGCCATGAAGGTCGACGAAGGCCAGACCGCCCAGTTACCTCCAAGCCGATCAG ATGGCACAAGCTCAGATCTCATTAGGCACTACCTTATTGAATCCTCAGCAAAAGGTGTCCGTCTTAAGGGAGCTTCGGAAGAACCCTACTTTG GCAGCCTTTCTGCTTTGGTTTACCAGCATGCTATTACTAAATTGGATTTGCCTCGTAAACTGCTTATGCCAACCACAG ATTTCCCAGAGACGGAAGAACACAAGGAAGAGGCGTCTGCaccacaagaaaataaaaaaacag CCTGCAACCTTCTGTACCTGAATTCAGTCAACACGGAGTCTCTGACGGGGCCTCTCGCTGTCCAGAAGGCCGTGTCCATCACGTTTGAGACAGACCCCCTCCCCGTGTCCACCATCGTCAGCTTCAAAGTGTCACACAAGGGCATAATAGTCACCGACATCCAGAGAAA ACTGTTTTTCAGACGACACTACCCTGCAAACACCCTCAGTTACTGTGGCATTGACCCAAAGGACAGAAA GTGGCAAAAACATTGCAGATCTGCCAG GATTTTTGGATTTGTTGCAAAATGCCAAGACCTCAGCCAGGAGAATGTGTGCCACCTGTTTGCAGAGTACGACACCGCAGTGCTGCCCGTCGAGCTGGTGAAGGGTCTAATGAAGAATGTGGACACCCTGTGA
- the LOC121324415 gene encoding death-associated protein 1-like isoform X2 — protein sequence MRRSSASVKAGGMRIVQKHHLGGDQNHEKDKDSKELESSSPPKQILVISGAVTRGDKDFPPAASQVAHLKPQPCVEKLPSPHHINQHIHQPRK from the exons ATGCGGCGCAGCAGTGCCTcgg taaaagcAGGAGGGATGCGTATCGTACAGAAGCACCATCTGGGCGGGGACCAGAATCACGAGAAGGACAAAGACAGTAAAGAACTGGAAAGCAGCAG ccCACCGAAGCAGATTCTTGTCATATCTGGAGCAGTCACAcgg GGTGACAAGGACTTTCCTCCAGCAGCCTCCCAGGTGGCACACCTCAAACCTCAGCCCTGCGTGGAGAAGCTGCCCTCTCCACACCACATCAACCAGCACATCCACCAGCCCCGCAAGTGA
- the LOC121324415 gene encoding death-associated protein 1-like isoform X1, producing the protein MKLVKLGALCNRAITRVTPSNSARPFQFFSSSIGMSSPPKDKSETKAGHHPAVKAGGMRIVQKHHLGGDQNHEKDKDSKELESSSPPKQILVISGAVTRGDKDFPPAASQVAHLKPQPCVEKLPSPHHINQHIHQPRK; encoded by the exons ATGAAACTGGTGAAACTGGGAGCGCTGTGCAATAGAGCAATCACACGCGTTACACCTTCAAACAGTGCAAGACCTTTTCAGTTCTTTAGTTCGTCGATAGGGATGTCTTCTCCGCCTAAGGATAAGTCTGAAACCAAAGCCGGACACCACCCCGCAG taaaagcAGGAGGGATGCGTATCGTACAGAAGCACCATCTGGGCGGGGACCAGAATCACGAGAAGGACAAAGACAGTAAAGAACTGGAAAGCAGCAG ccCACCGAAGCAGATTCTTGTCATATCTGGAGCAGTCACAcgg GGTGACAAGGACTTTCCTCCAGCAGCCTCCCAGGTGGCACACCTCAAACCTCAGCCCTGCGTGGAGAAGCTGCCCTCTCCACACCACATCAACCAGCACATCCACCAGCCCCGCAAGTGA
- the LOC121324751 gene encoding C-C chemokine receptor type 7-like — MTNARGIQMILPVVFNFVFILKISISENVTSDDDYYSDFDEHDNSTTVDYGKFEYQCQKGGVRIFRGWFLPVIYALICFVGLLGNLLVMLTYIYFKRLKTMTDVYLLNLAAADILFLLTLPFWATSFSRGWVFGLVACKMVYYIYKVSFFSGMLLLMCISADRYFAIAWATSAHRHRSRAVYFSKISCVCLWSLALIFSLPDLVYSKLLEDGNLTLTCVAISEDSIHLKVKLQSGQLVAGFLLPLLVMFFCYFVIIQTLLQARSFEKNKAIKVVFAVVLVFIAFQLPYNWVMLMRTIALVRGSNTDCQAEKQMDVAEDVTKSLALLRCCLNPFLYAFIGVKFRNDLLRLLKEIGCMSQEQFFRYTSCKQKGSSFAMETTETTTTFSP, encoded by the coding sequence aTCAGCATATCTGAAAATGTAACTTCCGATGATGACTATTACTCTGATTTTGATGAACATGACAATTCAACCACGGTCGATTACGGCAAATTTGAGTATCAGTGTCAGAAAGGGGGTGTCCGGATCTTCAGGGGTTGGTTCCTGCCTGTCATCTACGCCCTCATCTGCTTTGTGGGGCTCCTGGGGAACCTGCTAGTGATGCTCACCTACATCTACTTCAAGAGGCTCAAAACCATGACGGACGTCTACCTGTTGAACCTGGCCGCTGCTGACATCTTGTTTCTCCTGACCCTCCCCTTCTGGGCCACCAGTTTCTCCCGAGGCTGGGTCTTTGGTCTGGTCGCCTGCAAGATGGTCTACTACATCTACAAGGTCAGCTTCTTCAGCGGCATGCTCCTGCTCATGTGCATCAGCGCCGATCGCTACTTCGCCATCGCCTGGGCCACCTCTGCCCACCGCCACCGCTCCAGGGCTGTCTACTTCAGCAAGATCTCCTGCGTCTGCCTCTGGAGCCTGGCCCTCATCTTCTCCCTGCCCGACCTGGTGTACAGCAAGTTACTGGAGGATGGCAACCTCACCCTCACCTGCGTGGCCATTTCAGAGGACTCCATTCACCTGAAGGTGAAGCTGCAATCAGGGCAGCTGGTGGCTGGCTTCCTCCTGCCTTTGCTGGTGATGTTCTTCTGCTATTTCGTCATCATTCAGACCCTGCTCCAGGCTCGCAGCTTCGAGAAGAACAAGGCCATCAAGGTGGTCTTCGCCGTGGTCCTGGTCTTCATCGCCTTCCAGCTCCCCTACAACTGGGTCATGCTGATGCGGACCATCGCCCTGGTCAGGGGCAGCAACACAGACTGCCAGGCTGAGAAGCAGATGGATGTGGCTGAGGATGTCACCAAGAGCCTGGCCCTGCTGCGCTGCTGCCTCAACCCTTTCCTGTATGCCTTCATCGGGGTCAAGTTCCGTAACGACCTCCTGAGGCTGCTCAAGGAGATTGGCTGCATGAGCCAGGAACAGTTCTTCAGGTACACTTCCTGTAAACAGAAGGGGAGCTCCTTTGCCATGGAAACAACAGAAACCACCACCACTTTCTCCCCGTGA